The Virgibacillus phasianinus genome includes a window with the following:
- a CDS encoding carbohydrate ABC transporter permease, with the protein MNSAINETGVDKFMKIFIYIFLTFALLIVLYPLIYIISASVSDPAAVNSGEMWLLPKGFTLEGYKMILENDEIWRGYLNTIFYTALGTLINLAVTIPAAYALSRKDLTGRNFFMGMFVLTMFFSGGLIPTYLVVKSLGLIDTIWAMVLPNAAAVWNIVIARVFFQVTVPKELEEAAIIDGCSNFKMFMKIILPLSAPIIAVMALFYGVGHWNSYFNALIYISDKDLFPLQLVLREILVLQEMSSQSTNLTGNMAEALHSKQQLAAIIKYGVMIVSTLPVIIVYPFLQRYFVKGVMIGSLKG; encoded by the coding sequence ATGAATTCAGCTATTAATGAAACAGGCGTAGATAAATTTATGAAAATATTTATTTACATTTTCTTAACGTTCGCGCTATTGATTGTCCTTTATCCATTGATATATATCATAAGTGCCTCTGTCAGCGATCCAGCAGCCGTTAACTCGGGTGAAATGTGGCTGTTGCCTAAAGGATTTACGCTTGAGGGCTATAAAATGATCTTGGAAAATGATGAAATTTGGCGGGGGTATTTAAATACGATTTTTTATACAGCGTTAGGTACATTAATTAACCTGGCTGTTACTATCCCAGCCGCATATGCATTATCACGTAAAGACCTTACTGGCAGGAATTTTTTCATGGGAATGTTTGTCCTAACGATGTTCTTTAGTGGTGGATTAATCCCAACTTATTTAGTGGTAAAAAGTTTGGGTCTTATCGATACAATCTGGGCAATGGTTTTGCCTAATGCCGCGGCTGTATGGAATATTGTTATTGCCCGTGTATTCTTCCAGGTAACCGTTCCAAAAGAATTGGAAGAAGCGGCAATTATTGATGGGTGTTCTAACTTTAAGATGTTTATGAAGATTATTTTACCATTATCAGCACCGATCATAGCGGTTATGGCCCTGTTTTATGGTGTGGGTCATTGGAATAGTTATTTTAACGCATTGATCTATATCTCTGATAAAGATTTATTTCCGCTGCAACTGGTACTAAGGGAAATCCTGGTACTTCAGGAGATGTCGTCACAAAGCACTAATCTTACAGGAAACATGGCAGAGGCGCTGCACAGTAAACAACAGCTGGCCGCGATTATTAAATACGGGGTCATGATTGTTTCCACCCTGCCGGTTATCATTGTCTATCCATTTTTACAACGCTACTTTGTTAAGG
- a CDS encoding ABC transporter permease, with protein sequence MNKKPKKKKNRKILQNWQLYIFILPAFLYFFIFHYIPMYGIQIAFKDFVPSLGIWGSEWVGFEHFTRFFESYYFWDLLKNTLGISVYELIVGFPLPIILALALNEVKDGLYKRTVQTVTYAPHFISVVVMAGMIIAFLSPATGIVNHFLVLLGFDPIPFMSDPDWFKTVYVFSGVWQSTGWGTIIYLAALSGVDPQHHEAAIVDGATRLQRIWHINIPTLVPTMVILLIMNVGNLLAMGFEKILLLQNPLNLESSNVIATFVYQAGLLDAQYSFAAAVGLFNAIINAILLITVNQIAKKRSETSLW encoded by the coding sequence ATCAACAAGAAGCCAAAAAAGAAAAAGAATAGAAAGATCCTGCAGAATTGGCAGCTGTACATATTTATTCTGCCGGCATTCCTATACTTCTTTATCTTTCACTATATTCCTATGTACGGAATACAAATTGCATTTAAAGATTTCGTTCCTTCTCTAGGAATCTGGGGTAGTGAATGGGTTGGTTTTGAACATTTCACTCGATTTTTTGAATCCTATTATTTTTGGGATTTACTTAAGAACACACTCGGAATTAGTGTTTATGAACTAATAGTTGGTTTTCCATTACCAATTATCTTGGCGCTAGCTTTAAATGAAGTCAAAGATGGATTGTACAAAAGAACAGTACAGACTGTAACCTATGCGCCACACTTTATCTCTGTTGTGGTTATGGCTGGTATGATTATTGCGTTCCTATCGCCAGCAACTGGTATTGTAAACCACTTTCTCGTGTTACTTGGTTTTGATCCGATTCCATTTATGAGTGACCCGGATTGGTTTAAAACCGTCTATGTATTCTCTGGTGTCTGGCAAAGTACAGGCTGGGGTACAATCATTTATTTAGCTGCGCTTTCTGGTGTGGACCCGCAGCATCACGAGGCAGCAATTGTCGACGGTGCTACACGACTGCAGCGGATTTGGCATATCAACATCCCAACGCTTGTACCGACAATGGTTATCCTGTTGATTATGAATGTTGGAAATCTTCTTGCAATGGGCTTCGAAAAGATATTGCTGTTGCAAAATCCACTTAACTTAGAATCATCTAACGTTATTGCAACGTTTGTTTATCAGGCAGGTTTACTCGATGCTCAGTACAGTTTCGCCGCAGCAGTTGGCCTGTTCAATGCCATAATTAATGCGATCTTACTAATCACAGTAAACCAAATAGCGAAGAAACGCTCCGAAACAAGTCTATGGTAG
- a CDS encoding helix-turn-helix domain-containing protein: MSVFNRIRSRLLYKYIVSYLLVFLVPFMIMSGIIYYNSVSSLRQEIEQSNINKLEQVESITDERMKELATLAARISYDPRLTPFMFSHGYYSGEAIDELKKYKANSSIIEELFVYYHSGDKVYSTKGSYSINALLHQKYQFEQWDKEELMSDLHTTTPLIKPTDNVIVNNDKKKRMIAYLFPITPSSPYPYGTVMYFIDESVMTDLIQNVLGDFKGNTYIFNDSNQVVAAAINDKGIKQEDLDSFTMDKDGVGSIEIDGKSYSLVYVKSEVSGWTFISLMDADQFFGKLDQTKTIIMGTLAILLFVGLALAIFLGRNQYKPIRSLFEMTNKKETGHMNDGNELEKIRNTITNVFEDHQTLNETMYKQKPFARDQLLVRLLKGDISGNDEIDSLLSSLNIKMKDGNYFVAIIYFDKGTFNAESLHAREEIFNSMANISLPDAEGYGIDLLYNDAMAIIVSLEGLEATGKRQTIVPKIQHYIKETSSIDPYVGVGGLYDEKSKINRSYIEALAAMEYKFVNPQGSIIYFEDISSQPEQSLGYPKEQQIKLVQSLKQGDEIVALETLRNMFTMLDDKDMSIQVLKCICFDIINTIVKVMSELSLTKHLEGFNQMVDFTSIDQLHKQLQTVVLTICREVESKKESHNDELRDDILTYIKDNLYDVSLEKLAVEFQLSVSYLSRFIKEQTGVTFSHYIQDMRINDVKKQLKETNQSIKKIVTDVGYSDVANFTRKFKKIVGVTPGQYRKLNK, translated from the coding sequence TTGTCAGTATTTAATAGGATTAGATCAAGGCTTTTATATAAATACATTGTATCCTATCTACTGGTTTTCCTTGTTCCGTTCATGATTATGAGCGGTATCATCTATTACAACTCAGTCTCCAGCCTACGTCAGGAAATTGAACAATCGAATATCAACAAATTGGAGCAAGTAGAAAGCATTACGGACGAACGGATGAAGGAGCTTGCCACACTGGCAGCCAGAATCTCCTATGACCCGCGGCTCACACCATTTATGTTCAGTCATGGCTACTACAGTGGTGAAGCAATTGATGAGTTGAAAAAATATAAGGCAAACAGTTCGATTATCGAAGAATTATTTGTCTACTACCATTCGGGCGATAAGGTGTACTCCACAAAGGGTTCGTATTCCATCAATGCTTTATTGCATCAGAAATACCAGTTCGAGCAATGGGACAAGGAAGAGCTTATGAGTGACTTGCATACGACGACACCTTTAATAAAGCCAACCGATAATGTAATTGTTAACAATGATAAAAAAAAGCGGATGATTGCCTACTTATTCCCAATCACCCCCAGCAGTCCCTATCCATATGGAACGGTTATGTATTTTATTGACGAATCGGTAATGACTGATTTGATTCAAAATGTGTTAGGTGACTTTAAAGGGAATACATATATTTTTAACGACAGCAATCAGGTCGTTGCTGCTGCAATAAATGATAAAGGGATTAAACAGGAAGATCTGGATTCGTTTACCATGGATAAAGACGGGGTTGGCAGCATCGAAATAGATGGAAAAAGCTACTCACTTGTTTATGTAAAATCAGAGGTTAGCGGTTGGACATTTATTTCATTAATGGATGCAGATCAATTTTTTGGAAAGCTTGATCAGACGAAAACAATCATAATGGGTACTTTAGCAATATTATTATTTGTTGGCTTGGCACTAGCCATTTTCCTTGGCAGGAACCAATATAAGCCGATACGAAGTCTCTTTGAAATGACGAATAAAAAAGAAACCGGCCACATGAACGATGGAAACGAATTGGAAAAAATCCGCAATACGATTACAAATGTATTTGAAGACCATCAAACACTGAACGAAACAATGTACAAACAAAAGCCGTTCGCAAGAGACCAGCTGCTTGTGCGATTGTTAAAAGGCGATATTAGTGGTAATGATGAAATAGATTCTTTGTTAAGTTCCCTTAATATTAAAATGAAGGATGGTAATTACTTCGTTGCAATTATTTATTTTGATAAGGGTACTTTTAACGCGGAAAGTTTGCATGCGAGGGAAGAAATTTTCAATTCAATGGCGAATATCTCATTACCTGACGCTGAAGGATATGGCATTGACCTGCTCTATAACGATGCGATGGCGATAATCGTCAGCTTGGAAGGATTAGAAGCTACTGGAAAACGTCAGACAATCGTTCCAAAAATCCAGCATTATATTAAAGAGACTTCATCCATTGATCCCTACGTCGGAGTAGGTGGATTATATGATGAAAAAAGCAAAATAAACCGGTCCTATATCGAAGCACTTGCAGCGATGGAGTATAAATTTGTAAATCCACAGGGCAGCATTATCTACTTTGAGGATATTAGTTCACAACCGGAACAGTCACTTGGATATCCAAAAGAACAACAAATTAAACTCGTGCAAAGCTTAAAACAAGGCGATGAAATTGTTGCCTTGGAAACATTGCGCAATATGTTTACCATGCTGGATGATAAGGACATGTCCATCCAAGTGTTAAAATGTATTTGCTTTGATATTATTAATACGATTGTGAAAGTAATGTCGGAATTAAGTTTGACTAAACATCTGGAAGGCTTTAATCAAATGGTTGATTTTACGTCGATCGACCAATTGCACAAACAGCTTCAGACAGTGGTCCTAACAATCTGCAGAGAGGTCGAGTCCAAAAAAGAAAGCCATAACGACGAACTGCGGGATGATATCTTAACGTATATTAAAGATAATTTATATGACGTGTCTTTGGAAAAACTAGCGGTTGAATTCCAACTGTCTGTATCTTATCTCAGCAGGTTTATCAAAGAACAAACCGGTGTAACCTTTTCTCACTATATACAGGACATGCGGATAAATGATGTGAAGAAACAGCTAAAGGAGACAAATCAATCCATTAAGAAAATTGTAACCGATGTAGGCTATAGTGATGTTGCAAATTTCACGCGTAAATTCAAGAAAATTGTCGGCGTGACACCCGGACAATACCGAAAGTTAAATAAATGA